The genomic interval ATTCAAAAGATTCCGCAAGGTGAATTAAGTTATTACACAGCAAGAATCGGAACAGCTGATGCCAATGATCTTTCTACTCCGGTAGGAGGAGAAGAACACCTTGCTTATCTACAAATCAGACTTGTTCCGGTTTCACAAAGAAAACGAACTGCCACAGAAATCATGGATGAAATTCGCAACAATATAAAAGCTCACATAAAAGGTGCTAAATCCATTCGTTTTGAAATGAGGAAATTAGGTCCGCCTGCCGGAAAACCCATTGAAATTCATGTCCACGCAGATAACGATGAAGAAAGAAAACTCTTTGTTGATAAAATCGTAAAAGATCTGGAAAACACAGAAGGAGTTTATGATGTGAGCACAAATTCAAAATTAGGTCGAGAAGAATATAAGTTAAACATAGACTATGAAACCCTCGCCCAAACCGGATTAACCGTGCAAGATGTAGCCAGTACTCTACGAATTGCTTTTGATGGAATCAACGCAACTTCGATTGTTAAAAATAATGAAGAAATCAACATTAATGTTCGATTTCCGGAAGAGAATCGAAAAGACATTCATAACGTATTAAACCTTGATATTCGTAACATGCAGGGTCGCTTAATTCCCTTAAAAGCTTTCGCCAACCTTTCCAAAATTCGCGCGGAAACTGCGATTCACCATACCGATGGAGATGTGACTACTACTATTTCAGCCCAGGCAAAAATCACGGTTCAACCTAAAAAAGTAATTGATACTATTATTCGTAAGTATTCCAAAGACTTAAGACAATATCCTAATATTAGCTTTTCCTATGGTGGTGAAGCAGAGAAAACGGAGGAATCGGTAGGTTCTCTACTACTTGCTTTCTTAGGAGGAATCACAGCCATATACATGGTATTAATCTTATTATTCGATTCTTTAACACAACCGATGATTGTTTTATTCGCAATTCCTTTTGGGATTATTGGTGTTATCTGGGCTTTTTACTTTCATGGTAGACCCTTCTCTTTTATGGGACTTATCGGGGTAGTTGGTTTAAGCGGTATCGTTGTTAACAATTCTCTCATGATGGTAGAGTTTATTAATAAATTGGTAGTAGATAAATCGAGAGGTGACAAGCTCCCTCGCTCTGAAGAGTTAATTCCCGACATTGTTACCGGCTCGATACGTAGACTAAGACCCATAGTCATTACAATGACAACAACTGTAACCGGTCTCTTACCCACAGCTTATGGTATTGGTGGTTCCGATCCTTTCATCGAACCCATGGTTATAGCAATCGCCTGGGGTCTCTTACTTTCCACCCAGATTTCTTTAGTATTAATCCCCTGCTTTTATATGGCAAATATGGATGGATACATTATGTTAAAAAATATCTATTTGAAATTAAAAAACAGATAGGCGAATAATTAATTAGTATAATAGAATATACAAATCTATTTTTATAAAAGGATATAATATGGCTAAGGTCAGTGTTTATTTAAATTTCGAGCGTAACACGGAAGAAGCCTTTAACTTCTACAAAACTGTATTTAATAGTAACTTCATAGGAGGAGGATTTGCTCGTTTCAAAGACATCCCCCCGACAGAAGATAGTCCGCAACTGCCGGAAGAAGATAAGGATCTTATTATGCATGTTTCCTTACCCATACTGGGAGGGTATTTATTAATGGGAACCGATGCACCAAAATCAATGGGCTTTCAAATAGAAAAAGGAAATAATGTCCATATCAGTCTTGAACCTGATACAAAAGAAGAAACCAGAGAACTCTTCGATAAATTATCTCAGGGTGGTAAAATAAGCATGGAACTCCAGGACATGTTCTGGGGAGCCTACTACGGAAGCTGCATAGATAAATTTGGCGTACATTGGATGTTTAATTGCAGAGCTGTTCCTAAAGTTATGATAGAAGTTACGGTTCAATGCGAAGTAAAAAAAGTCTGGGAATATTGGACAAAACCCGAACACATCTGTAAATGGAATCAGGCTTCAGAGGATTGGCACACTCCATCCGCAAGCGTGGATCTACGAAATGGAGGAAAATTTGTTTCTCGTATGGAAGCCAGGGATGGAAGCGCGGGTTTTGATTTTTCCGGAGTCTATCTCAAAGTAATCCCTCAGTCTTTTATCTCTTTTGCAATAGATGACGGTAGAAATGTGGAAGTTATTTTTATAGAATCAGGCAAGGAAACCAAGATAATCGAAATCTTTGAAGCAGAATCCCAGAATCCGGTAGAAATGCAGAAAAATGGCTGGCAATCGATTCTCAATACATTTAAAAAATATGCTGAACTCTGAGTAAAATTTTTCAGATAAGCTCTAAGAACAGAAATCCTCGAAAGCTTCGAGGATTTTTTCTTCTATATGAACACATACTTCCTGCCAGATATATCCATCTACTTCAAAACTTTCTGAGGCATTAACATTATAAGTATAACGAATCAAGTCCATTGCAGGAAACTCATAAAGCAAAGTTTTATTTTTTGGCTTTTTATCATAGATAAATTGCACAGAGAAGTTATAATTCGAATCAAAGAGCAGAAAATTATTGCCTTTCTTACTCTTTGAAATATACTCTTTAAAGCTGAACCTGTTCTCATCTAACCATTCAGCCAAATTCTGTTGCAATATAGAAAAGGAATCTTTTTCCATAAATTTAATCCTCAATCTAAAAGTCTATTAGCTTTCATCCAATCGATCCCTTCTCTTAGGCTTTCTTCTAAAGGACGCTTTTGTAGTCCCAGTTCCCTTCTTGCTTTAGAAGAATCGTAATACCAGTGATGAGAAAGAAGGGCAATGTCGCCTTCGCTTATAGGACTATCTTCCCAAATAGATTCTAAAAGCTTCGCTGTAAACGAGGCCAGCCCCGGAGGCAGGATAAACAGGGGAGCCGGCTTTCTCGTCACTTCCGAAAGTAGCTCAAAAAACTCTTTCCAGGAAAGATTAAAATTCGACAAAAGATATTTCTCTCCAACCACACCTTTATTGAGACAGGCAACAAGTCCCCTGGCCGCATCTCTTACATCAATAAAACTCATCCCCCCATTAACGTAGGCAGGAATCTCGTTCTTCAAAAACTGTTTTACAACCCGCATCGAAGATAAATAATAATCCTCAGGACCTATGCAGTAACCGGGATATGCAAAGATTATGGGGAGCTGATGTTTTCCAACATATTCCCAACTCAATAATTCTGCTCTTCTTTTGGCCTTAAAATACGGCATTGGTAGTTCGTAGATCCTGTCATCGTAAATTGCATTTTCCTCTATCGGAACTTGATTCTCCGCCCAACCATGCGCAAAAATTGAAGCCAGATACACGATTTTTTTTATCTTATATTGCTCGCAGGACTGCCAGAGATTCTTAGTCGAAACCACATTGGCGTTTTCAAGCATTTCTGCATCTTTCATTGCCGTACTGATTTTTCCTGCGATATGAATCACTGCATCACAGGAGGACAGAGCGTTTTCATAGCTTTCTTTTTGAAGCAAATCTCCCTTTATAACTTCTAAAAAAGGAGATTTGAGGTCTGTAGAAGGATGAAGTTTCCCGCTTCGACTGAGAGCAAATACCTGATGAGACTCTTCTAAGAGGTATTTCAAAACAAAAGAACCAATAAAACCACTACCACCGGTTAAAAATACTTTCATAATTTCCTATCCTTCATAAGATTAAACTGCATTCGCCGTGCAGTCTAATTCCAAATCGTCTTCCACCAATCTGTTTTGTTTGACCTATAATTTAGCCCCATTTTCTTTCTTTCTTCATTTTCGTTTCTTCCGGTTAAAATTATAAGGTTTTTCAAGCTTTTCTCCTGATGGATTTTCAAGTTTTTAAAATAAGCCCCGGCAACTGAACAGCTATTTTCTGAACCCTTCCAGGCCTTCCGAATCTTATACCGAATAGAAAATTCTTTTTTATCATTAGTTTCTATAAAAGAAATATCTTCAGGAAAAGTTTGGGAATTATATCGAATGTGCAGTCTGGTTACATAAACCTCCGGTTGAATTCCAAAATCAGGAACATCGCTTAACCAGAAAGCTCCTAAGTTCAAAAGCTCTTCCTTCTTTAGGGGTAATTGGGGACAAAAAGTTCTGGAGCATACATTTGCTTTTCCTGCAAATTCCGTAAAGACCACCTTTTTATCCTCTTTTTTTACGAGATGCAGAAACATCTCCCTATAGAAAGTATCTAACTCAGAAGCAATATGTTCCGGTAAATCTTTACCTGTGGGTATCTCTACATTCCTATAATTCGATGTTTCAACTCTCCCTGTAGGATTTAAAATATAAGCATATAGTTCCTGCTCTCCTTTCGCGTTTACCATCCCCGGCCGTATCGGCAAGATAAATTTCTCGGATTCATAAGCAAATAGCAGAGGTCTGAGATAGTTTAAACCGGAAGAAAGCTGGTTTTGCAGGTTCACTTTCGCTACGAAGAATTTCATATTTTGTTTTATATAGGGTTCCAGGGTGTTCTCCATTAGCTTCGGGACGTAGTACCCATTATGCTTTAACCAGCTTACAAGTGCTTTTGAGTCCTGAGAAGATAAAATCTGTATATCATACTCTCCTATAGAATAGGAGGCTTCGACTTTAACCGAATAATTGTTCTTTATTGGCTTCAGGTCCGCTCCGAAAGGAGCAACAGACTCCGCATGTCCATTTGCTTTTCGTAAGGATGGTTGCATTCTTAAACAGGGAGATAGATCCTGTTTAACTTCAAATAACGGAGAGGTAAAACCATGTAACCTATCAAAAAACTGGTTTTCTCCAACATGTATCTGGTTTTTCTTAATCAGGCTGGGTACCGGAACCAGCATAGAAAATTCTTTAAAATTCCCCCTGTAGTCACTACTGATTCCCATAACACTTCGTTTTCCATCTCGAGCCAAAACAACCCTTGTTACTTCATTGTAAAGACCCTTATCTCCTTTACTTAAACCCGGTGCAAGATAGGTAACTTTAGGAATCTGAATAGGGCGAATAAACATGGTACACATCGAATATATTGAATCCTGAATACTCAGACCCAAAATAATAAATAAAACAAAAAAGGTAAAAGCTTTCATTTCCAACTCCAAACTTATAATCTATGAATTCCAAGAATCGTTATATCGTCCCTAAGAGGTTCTTCTTTGCGAAATTCCTCTATCCCGGAAAAAATATAATTGATAGAATCTTTTATAGAATTTTCCTTTAAATGATGAATCATATCTAATAGTCTCTCATCTCCAAAAATCTTTTTTTCAGGATTCCGTGTTTCTGTTAGACCATCTGAAAAAAGAAAGAGTATATCTCCGGGTCTATATTTATAGGTTCGACTCTCTTTTTTCTTTACAAGCATTCGATTACGATTGAGCCCGATAATCGGTTCTGTACGTTCCAACCATAGAGGGTTTCCATTTTGAAGAAGAATTTGTCTTGGATAACCGGCAGAGGCATAGGTGATGGTATCCTGTATTGAATTGATATCAATAACTATGCAGGGTAAAATAATATTCAATGCTGAAAATTTATATGTAAAACGATAACCCAACTCTTCCAATACAGTAGCCGGATCCGCCACTTTCCATTTTAGTTCTTCATATTCACTCTTTATGGCCATAGTGATAAGTCCCGCCTGTATTCCATGTCCTGTTGCATCAGTAATCATCACCCGAAAAATACCATCAGCAATTTCATCTATATCAAAAAAGTCACCCCCAACTTCCTCCAGAGGTTGATATTCATAATAATATTCTAATTTATCTGAATGAAATGTATCTACAGATGGAAGAATCTTTGTTTGTATCTTCCTCGCTAATTCCAATTCCGATTGGATCCTCGAGTACATCTTTGAAAGTTTTTTGGCTTTGTCTTCGGCTTCTTTTTTTGACAGTTTTAATTGCTCCTCAGCATACTTTTGTCTGCTAATATCATTCCCTATAGAAAGGATCTCACGAACCTTTCCATATTTATCATAGATAGCACGATTAGCCCAGGCTACCCACATTTTCTTACCATTCTTTTTTACATTTTCATTTATATGCCAGATATATTTATCCGGGTTTTCAATTATATCAAACATTACACTTCTTAGATTTCTTCCACCCTCTTCTTCTTCCGGAACAATCGTTTCTAAAATATTTCTACCGAGTATTTCTTCTGGTCTATAACCAAACTTCTTTTCTGCAAAATCATTATAAAAAATGATTTCTCCCCTATAATTCCAACGGATAATAATACTGTTTGCACTTTCTACAAGTTCTCGGTATTTCATCTCGCTTTCTCGAAGTAATTCTTCAGCCTTTCTTCTTTCCTGTATTTCTTTTTCTAATTCAAGGGTCCTCTGCTTTACCCTATCTTCTAAGGAATTATTTAAATTTACCAGTTCTTCTTTTGCCTGAATTTTATCTGTAATATCTTTTCCATAAACATTTACATAATCCGTATCTTTTACAGCACGAAGAGTTATACTATAACATTTTTCACCGATTTTTATATCAAACACTTCAACCTTATCTGAGTTAACAATCTGCCGGGTTCTAATGATTATCTCATGCTCATCATTGGAATTAATCTCCTTCATAATTTCAAGACCCGGTTGATTTGTATAAAGGATATCTGCATTAGAACTTAAACGAAGTACAGGATCCGGATCTTCTTCAGGAAAACGTGACAGCATAACTATCAATTCCCTGGCATGTCTTCTATCTGATATATTTCGATTGAATACAGATACCCC from Leptospiraceae bacterium carries:
- a CDS encoding SRPBCC domain-containing protein; protein product: MFNCRAVPKVMIEVTVQCEVKKVWEYWTKPEHICKWNQASEDWHTPSASVDLRNGGKFVSRMEARDGSAGFDFSGVYLKVIPQSFISFAIDDGRNVEVIFIESGKETKIIEIFEAESQNPVEMQKNGWQSILNTFKKYAEL
- a CDS encoding SpoIIE family protein phosphatase — protein: MPMGKIIARIQHFFVHRPWLIFSCIILLFSCNSYPPLAQELNSQLELKVEYVLLKKEDKQLSIPNSGWKILEKDKASFGFTDKKLWLRYTLKNKSEKDNVFILHLAYPPLDLIRFMLYSNSLLEQERTTGRSFPFSSREIYHKEYLFRIPLKAGEEKFAYLNIITESVLVFPYYIYPEKKLSEAIFRHEMFSSFFFGMLFIMVFYNLFLYIYIRETGLLYYVVYLIFFIIYLLIWSGMAYQYVWPNSPDVNKFSLLVFRLLVMIFAAFFASNFLRIKLYSSLFYNISYLLIFSCLCLIPVTFLLPYNVDLLLIDILTLLLAIYIISISILALRKRFYPTYYFILAWFSLIIFVSLVLFRNFGFISYSFDSLVLVQAGAAIEVLFLSFGIGYKINQDKEKDRKIIEESENRLSSLINNTRDHIYSINTSFLITAFNKGFAEDIQERLNLSIQLGDDVREYLHKPVKEQLMLNLEKAMQGNPHKDNYKIVKAQEFNEYEISYYPILEQDGKVAGVSVFNRNISDRRHARELIVMLSRFPEEDPDPVLRLSSNADILYTNQPGLEIMKEINSNDEHEIIIRTRQIVNSDKVEVFDIKIGEKCYSITLRAVKDTDYVNVYGKDITDKIQAKEELVNLNNSLEDRVKQRTLELEKEIQERRKAEELLRESEMKYRELVESANSIIIRWNYRGEIIFYNDFAEKKFGYRPEEILGRNILETIVPEEEEGGRNLRSVMFDIIENPDKYIWHINENVKKNGKKMWVAWANRAIYDKYGKVREILSIGNDISRQKYAEEQLKLSKKEAEDKAKKLSKMYSRIQSELELARKIQTKILPSVDTFHSDKLEYYYEYQPLEEVGGDFFDIDEIADGIFRVMITDATGHGIQAGLITMAIKSEYEELKWKVADPATVLEELGYRFTYKFSALNIILPCIVIDINSIQDTITYASAGYPRQILLQNGNPLWLERTEPIIGLNRNRMLVKKKESRTYKYRPGDILFLFSDGLTETRNPEKKIFGDERLLDMIHHLKENSIKDSINYIFSGIEEFRKEEPLRDDITILGIHRL
- a CDS encoding DUF2330 domain-containing protein: MKAFTFFVLFIILGLSIQDSIYSMCTMFIRPIQIPKVTYLAPGLSKGDKGLYNEVTRVVLARDGKRSVMGISSDYRGNFKEFSMLVPVPSLIKKNQIHVGENQFFDRLHGFTSPLFEVKQDLSPCLRMQPSLRKANGHAESVAPFGADLKPIKNNYSVKVEASYSIGEYDIQILSSQDSKALVSWLKHNGYYVPKLMENTLEPYIKQNMKFFVAKVNLQNQLSSGLNYLRPLLFAYESEKFILPIRPGMVNAKGEQELYAYILNPTGRVETSNYRNVEIPTGKDLPEHIASELDTFYREMFLHLVKKEDKKVVFTEFAGKANVCSRTFCPQLPLKKEELLNLGAFWLSDVPDFGIQPEVYVTRLHIRYNSQTFPEDISFIETNDKKEFSIRYKIRKAWKGSENSCSVAGAYFKNLKIHQEKSLKNLIILTGRNENEERKKMGLNYRSNKTDWWKTIWN
- a CDS encoding NAD-dependent epimerase/dehydratase family protein; its protein translation is MKVFLTGGSGFIGSFVLKYLLEESHQVFALSRSGKLHPSTDLKSPFLEVIKGDLLQKESYENALSSCDAVIHIAGKISTAMKDAEMLENANVVSTKNLWQSCEQYKIKKIVYLASIFAHGWAENQVPIEENAIYDDRIYELPMPYFKAKRRAELLSWEYVGKHQLPIIFAYPGYCIGPEDYYLSSMRVVKQFLKNEIPAYVNGGMSFIDVRDAARGLVACLNKGVVGEKYLLSNFNLSWKEFFELLSEVTRKPAPLFILPPGLASFTAKLLESIWEDSPISEGDIALLSHHWYYDSSKARRELGLQKRPLEESLREGIDWMKANRLLD